GTTCAATGCCCtgaagctgctgctggccgTCGTGTTCCGGCAAGCTAGGGAGATGCTTGGCCTGACCAGCCCGTCGGTTACTGATCTCCAGTGGGAGCATGAGTTGCAACTGGAAGTCGTCAGTATTACAATCGGAGAATGCATTAGTGGCCTGCAAGAGGAGCTAGAGAGGAAGCTGTATGAACAAATGTCTGTCACAAACACAATGAGTAAGAATTGGCAGGAAGTTGTAGCTCAATTTGCCGCGATGCGCGAAGACCTGGGTGCTGTTTCTAAGCTGTTGTTGCCTTCAGTACCAGAATCACATATTTCTCACAGTAAGAGTGAAAGTTCAGGCAACAGGAGCAGTAGGTGgaaatataatttatttggaaagaaaacaaaggagGAGCATTCTTCATCGCGCTCTGAGGGAAGCAAGAGTTTCAGGAAACAGAAGTCCATGGTCATCTCAGAAAAATCTGACTTCCGTCATCTAAATGCTATGACTAAGGAAGAAACAATAAGCTATTTTAAGTCCGAGATAAGCAAATTAAAGAGGACGCATGAATTGGCCCTGCAAGAAAAGACAGAAGAGCTCTTCAAATTGAAGCGGGAGAAGGGATCACTTGCTCTTCAGAATGACGTGGAGTTTGAACCTTTAAGAAGGAAAATCCCAGAGATCATCACTAGAATGGATAAAATCATTTCCAAGAATATAAAGGTGCCCGCACTTCGTGAGACTCACACTGACAAATGCAGACTCGCAAGCAGAATTGATTCTTTATACTATGACAATCAGCATCTTAGAGGTTTGCTTGCAGATAATATGAATGATGTTAAGGTATTATCATCTCAGCTGTCTGAAGCCAGTAGAGACATGTCTCTTCAGTTTTCGTCGGAAGAAGAACTCTTGAGGAAAATTGAGAAAAGTAAAGATGAGTGTGAGGATCTCCTAATTGAAGGTGTTGTTAAGGATGGGCTATACCGCACTGTTACAGGAAGCTTACTTAATGATTCTATGCACGAAATGCATGATGCTGCTCTGAATTTTGACGCGAAACTTTTTTCACTTGAAGCTGTGATTTCTGAAAAGGAGAAGGCGTTGTGTTTATCAAATGAAGAAAATTGGAAGTTAAAGGAGAAACTTGCAGCCCTAGAAAAGGAATGTTTATTCAGAGATCATCAGGAAGATCCAgaagtcatcaagcaagaaagtGTCGAGATGATTTTGTGTGatatcgaggtggagcctcaAACATCACCAGGAATATCACACGAGTATGTTGAACTTATCAAACTGAACAGAAATATGGATTATGATGGTGCTCTCAGTAAAAAGGAGCAAGAAAAGCAACTGGAGTGCATTTTGATATCTATTATGAAGTTGTCAAAGGAGTTTGTGGAGATTGAGCAAAAATTGTCAACAGAAAGAACTGAAAACAGGTTGGTCCATCCTTCTTTTCAAATACAAATCCAATATATGCtttaattttcattttcatgtAAGTTTCATATGTTATGTAAGTTAGGTTTTAAAAGTCTATATGCTATGGCTTGTGAAGACTGCAGGGTAAAGACTGGCCATCGACAAATCCTTATCACGATTGCAACTTCTAGGTTGCATAATCTCTTTTGAGAATACACTCCATTATAACTTGACGCAGTTATTGTTGATTTCAGATCAAAGGATTTGAGCGATCATTGCAGTCACATGGTCAGACAAGCCATGGTACTAACAAAAATAAGCCTCTGGTACAAACAAATGCTTGAAACAAGGCGTTCTGAGCTCCAAAAGGCTGAAGCTAAGGTGTtcctttgtttattttttctatctGCTGGGCTATATTGTCAAACATTACAGTTTTCTTCATATAGAGTAGGGTTTGTGGATAGTTTCCTGTCTACAAATTAACTAATACATGCATACTGATAAaagtttttaaaattttaaacgTTTTTATACGTGCTTCAGGTCGTCATTTTGGGCGACAAAGTTAATGCACATTTGGGCCTTCTCCAAAAGATGCATGTAACTCTCGATCACTACTCTCCTACATTGCAGCAATATCCAGGGGTAAGTACCACAAGTGAATGTATGTTGATTCTTCTTATTCATGTCATAAGTTGCTGCTTGGGTTCATcccttctactccctctgtcccgaattaactgacgtggatttgtatagattcttatacaaattcacgtcagttaatttgggacggagggagtagcatgtTGAGTTTGGCACCCATAGAAGTTGTATGTGTTACAATTGGTAAGAGTCTACATGCCTACATCCATGTGAGTCATGGTGATTTTGTTCGATAGCAAGAACAGCTGAATTTAATGTGGTGTTGATGCTTTGTGTGCAGTTGCTGGATACTTTCTTGAAGACATGCAAGCTCGTCGCAGGTTTGAGAAGTAGACaggatgaagatgatgcaaCATAAACGAGGGTAGCTAGGTGAGATGACCCTCACTAGAAAGATGTTTTTAGTCAAAACTCCAAGCAGTACAAACTTGAGAGCAGTGGCCTTTGCAGCCAGTAGCATTCCTTTTGCAAAGTCATTACAGAACTATCTTTAATTTTTCACAATTTCACAACATTCtgatttcaaaatttacaacGGTTTCATACATATTTCTATATAGAACATTATGGTGTGTTGTTGTTTGACTATTGACTAACTTTCGCATTTTACAAACAATGCAGGCTTTAGACTGCTTGAGTGTGGCTTAGGACCCAGGAGATGATAGGTAGATACAGCTGATGCCCAGGCTCATGTGCTTAGCCATGTGACTCAGTAGATTAGATCGAGAGGATTCTTTCAGGCTTGAGTTTTGATGTCTGTATATTTCAAAGCGATTGAACTGGTACTTGACTTCTGATCTGCAGTTACAAGTTCATATAAGCATCTTGATGTGgatcatgcatgccatcgtAGTTACAAGTTGGGATTTGAGAATGTAGTGTTCTATATATCGTGCACATGATGGTCGCGTGCTGTACAAAATAACTATAAATTATAAGGGCTGCTTGGAATGCATGATTTCTCTTGCATATGTTGGAAACTGTCAATTCCGTGAAATTCCGACattccaaagtccaaacagATCTTGTTTGTCAAGTTGTGAATTAGAGATTGATACATAGGTACATATTTTGCCTGTCAAAGCTGTGCCTTCAAGTGTGCCTGCATACTAGTATTATAATTCCAAGTATCGCAGTATACTTTTTTGCACTATTGCTCACATTGGGGACATATCTTTCTATGGCACAGTTAAGGTATCACAACGTTTGCTCCCCAGAAACATGACACCAACGGTACCTCAGTGCATCGGTTCATAACAAAACTGCATACTTGCACCAATGCCAATCTAACATGAGTAATCATAAGACTAAAACATAATTTTGAGTTATAGATGCATGTCGCATACAAAACATGACATCCACAGAGGGGAGTGACCGTGCTTTGATCAGTTAGTTGAGACAACACGCTGTATGACTGACTTGACACAAGTAGTTTCCTTCGTTCGGCATGCGATGCACAACTATCGCAATACACTTCTGGGTTTTGAACTACTGACAGATTCGATAATCCGGTACATCCATCGGTCAAGCATTCCTGTATAGCACAAGGCAGAAAAAGTTGGTATCAGTTTGGTAAAGTTTTGATCTATAGACCATCCTGCAAGAAAGATTATATATGACACTATCGTTACTGAAACACCAGCATATGGCAAAACACAATCTTGTAGGCTGGAAATAAACCTGTCATTGCAAATGTACCCCCAAGAACTGCACACAGGCGAGTTATGAAATGTAGGAAGTTacgtctttcttctttgatgGTGACTGTGATTGGTGAGAGATCATACAGGAAGTAAACAGCTGCAGAAGGAAAACAGGTTAGTCCTGAAAAGAGCTGAACATGCCATACTTGGGGAGGGGAGTTGAGGATGCATGGATTACCTGGCCAGGATCTATCAGCTGGGCGAATGGGAACAAAATACTCTGTAACGGAAAACTGATTTGTTGGCAATACTTGCTTTGAGAGGTATCTGTATTCGGTTGGGACAACCTGCATATCAATTTGAATAACATATGACAAGCTTTTCTCACAGAAAGCAACTGATTACAGAGAAAATGAAGTGGTAAATTTTCATCTGGGCTGCAAGTGACCTTTCGGTGATTGTATGTACAAATCAAATCTAGTCAGCCAACTTGACATGGGCTCACTGGGAAAGTGTAAAACAGGGGATACTTCTTTTGGCCTACTGATGACCTCGTATCTAGAGGATATAAAGTTGTATTTCATGATTACATTGTTTGTTGCCACCAAATGTCGAGTGTCTTTCTAAACATGCCTGATTACAGTGGAGAAACTACTAAATGAATGGCTACTAACCTTGATATAGTATTTGAATGTCCCACTTGCATCATGGAGTATCCTTGTAGTATCATCCAGTGGATTATGAATTCCAGGGTATTTCGGACCAAAGGACAGTTCATGTATAACGTGACTGACGTTGACATGGCTTGACCCTTCAaaaatctgcatgcaacaTATAAATAAAGATTATTTATAGGTAATGATCAGCTGAAAAGTGTACTGACAGTGCAATGAAAAGATAATGTAGAAAGCAGAGGTGGGGAGCCCTCTCTTCAGTAAGACTTAGATAAAAACACAAAGTCCACCTTATCTGCTTTTGAAGATCAAAATGAACAAAAACaatgattttgtttcattaGAAGAATGCATTTACATTAAAACTAAAATGCAAATAGACGtcacagaaaaaagaaacaattcTAACTTCTAGAAATGGCTGTAAACAGCATTGCACAATTATATTGCTGATACTTAGCCAGGGATTTACTTCCCTTTTTGTTCCAATCCTATCCCTGTTTGATGTGTGAAATTGATTTCAGTTGTTTTCTGGCTGCGCTCGTCCTACTTTCTTCTCATATCGTCATCTTTAAATTTTGCATTTTCCTCATCTCTCTTAATCACTGTATGTGCTTACCTTCAAAATAGCACAAAGTAAAACCTGATCCCATCTCTCTTAATCACTACCCCGACTAGTTTTAAGTCTTTTCCTGCACAGGGGCCTTTGGccttttttcttcctcttcttccttctttttgaGCCCTGTTAGGTCTCACCTTTGCTTCTTTGTTTGTATTTGCGCTTCTTGCgctttcttcttaatgaaaatgacacgccgctcggcgtgttcgagaaaaaaaaaactgatccCATCCAGGTTTACAAATACTGCCCTAGCTGGGGATGCCTGGGATTCATCACAAGTAGGGACCCCGACTGGCCTTAGTGGTTTCAGTTTGGATTTCGATCCCTATACCCAGCCACCACTCAGGAATATGTTCTGTTACAAACTTAAATGATACCTTATGAACAAAATCTAAGTTCTTCATACATTAGAAAGTAGCTACTTTCATAGTTTTTAATACGTCGCCATCTCGACGCTACAATGTCGTGGCGCCCCTGGCCTCCGTCGCGTCGACCCACGCGGCATCCGCTGACGGTACAGCCGCTGTAGCGGTTGAAATACGACGCCACACCGGTACACCACCAAACAGGCAGAGCAGGCGCGGGCGGGTGAAATGTCCGGCGCGGGCGGGAAATAgcaggcgcgcgcgcgggggaaGGGGAAATTGCAGGCGCGCAGGGGAGGGAgcaagagagaggagagggaaatagggatcgactgagaaattggGGCGGAAACCAGTCCGCGCgagggagaaagagaggagagggagaacaagagaggagagggaatcgATCGAGTGACCTGCATCCCCCATCGCTGTGCTGGCGGTTCCATCCGGCTCCATCCCCTGTCGCCAGCGGCTCCAACCCCCATCGCCACTTTGTTCTGGTCCTCTCGCTCCCTCCCTCTACTCTGTTCTATTTATGTGAAGTCGCAACGCCACACGCCACAAGCGTTGTAAAGCTGTGAGGGGGGTGGGTCGCCGCAACTCGCCACGCCGTATTCAAAACTATGGCTACTTTCCTAGAAGCTTGGATTTATATTCTAGGAATCTTACTGAGTTACTGTACAGTATAGTTAAATAAAGCACAAATACTtcacaaaaaaatacatattgaAGAACAACACTAAAGTATCTGCGGTTTTTAACAAATAACCTTCTCTGCGACATAAATGTTTAAACCATGCACCGATATATGGAAGTTACCAGCAACCCTCTGCACGTCCAACATACCAT
This is a stretch of genomic DNA from Brachypodium distachyon strain Bd21 chromosome 1, Brachypodium_distachyon_v3.0, whole genome shotgun sequence. It encodes these proteins:
- the LOC100822580 gene encoding endoplasmic reticulum-Golgi intermediate compartment protein 3, giving the protein MGRIPSLKNFNAFPHAEDHLLKKTYSGAIVTIFGLIIMFTLFVHELKFYLTTYTMHQMSVDLKRGETLPIHINMSFPSLPCEVLSVDAIDMSGKHEVDLHTNIWKLRLDKYGTIIGTEYLSDLVEKEHGAHHHDNGHEHHDEEKKPEHTFNEDADKMVKSVRQALENGEGCRVYGMLDVQRVAGNFHISVHGLNIYVAEKIFEGSSHVNVSHVIHELSFGPKYPGIHNPLDDTTRILHDASGTFKYYIKVVPTEYRYLSKQVLPTNQFSVTEYFVPIRPADRSWPAVYFLYDLSPITVTIKEERRNFLHFITRLCAVLGGTFAMTGMLDRWMYRIIESVSSSKPRSVLR
- the LOC100845931 gene encoding WPP domain-associated protein isoform X1, with the translated sequence MEALLPVKSDPITRALSERMNPLNRPTFPDGWSITSEDSPAMSPRLLSFKSNSSTESYFQGSGRVLSQSDRHICTPNVDINYAEYLDLMKLEVNAQLDKLKGDVTGLENYALPDNGYIMGTHLGMSLDVMLIEIDERFNALKLLLAVVFRQAREMLGLTSPSVTDLQWEHELQLEVVSITIGECISGLQEELERKLYEQMSVTNTMSKNWQEVVAQFAAMREDLGAVSKLLLPSVPESHISHSKSESSGNRSSRWKYNLFGKKTKEEHSSSRSEGSKSFRKQKSMVISEKSDFRHLNAMTKEETISYFKSEISKLKRTHELALQEKTEELFKLKREKGSLALQNDVEFEPLRRKIPEIITRMDKIISKNIKVPALRETHTDKCRLASRIDSLYYDNQHLRGLLADNMNDVKVLSSQLSEASRDMSLQFSSEEELLRKIEKSKDECEDLLIEGVVKDGLYRTVTGSLLNDSMHEMHDAALNFDAKLFSLEAVISEKEKALCLSNEENWKLKEKLAALEKECLFRDHQEDPEVIKQESVEMILCDIEVEPQTSPGISHEYVELIKLNRNMDYDGALSKKEQEKQLECILISIMKLSKEFVEIEQKLSTERTENRSKDLSDHCSHMVRQAMVLTKISLWYKQMLETRRSELQKAEAKVVILGDKVNAHLGLLQKMHVTLDHYSPTLQQYPGLLDTFLKTCKLVAGLRSRQDEDDAT
- the LOC100845931 gene encoding WPP domain-associated protein isoform X2, which gives rise to MEALLPVKSDPITRALSERMNPLNRPTFPDGWSITSEDSPAMSPRLLSFKSNSSTESYFQGSGRVLSQSDRHICTPNVDINYAEYLDLMKLEVNAQLDKLKGDVTGLENYALPDNGYIMGTHLGMSLDVMLIEIDERFNALKLLLAVVFRQAREMLGLTSPSVTDLQWEHELQLEVVSITIGECISGLQEELERKLYEQMSVTNTMSKNWQEVVAQFAAMREDLGAVSKLLLPSVPESHISHSKSESSGNRSSRWKYNLFGKKTKEEHSSSRSEGSKSFRKQKSMVISEKSDFRHLNAMTKEETISYFKSEISKLKRTHELALQEKTEELFKLKREKGSLALQNDVEFEPLRRKIPEIITRMDKIISKNIKVPALRETHTDKCRLASRIDSLYYDNQHLRGLLADNMNDVKVLSSQLSEASRDMSLQFSSEEELLRKIEKSKDECEDLLIEGVVKDGLYRTVTGSLLNDSMHEMHDAALNFDAKLFSLEAVISEKEKALCLSNEENWKLKEKLAALEKECLFRDHQEDPEVIKQESVEMILCDIEVEPQTSPGISHEYVELIKLNRNMDYDGALSKKEQEKQLECILISIMKLSKEFVEIEQKLSTERTENSYC